The nucleotide sequence GCTATACTGCGAACAGCACCTTCCCAACTGGCTCAAGCGCGCTAGGAACGGGAAGAGCCGGATCATATCAAAAGAAGTGTTTGTAGATCTTCTAAGGAGCTGCTCCTCGCGTGAGGAGAAGCTGCCTCTGCATCAAGCTTGTGATGTTTTCTACAAGCTCTTCAAGAGTCTCTTGTCGTTAAGAAACTCTGTCCCGGTTGACCAACAGCTTGAGTGGGCGATATCAGAAGCTTCGAGAGACGCTGATGCTGGAGTTGGGAGCTTCTTGATGAAACTAGTGTCCCATGAAAAGGAGAGATTAGCTAGGATATGGGGTTTCAACGCTTATGGAGAAGAAGATGCATCAGAATCTCCTCTTGCCATCACCAATGGCAAAGGAGAAGAGACAAGAGACGAAGAGAAATGGTCGTTCGTTGGATTCGCTTGCGCTATCTGTTTAGATTCTTTTGTGAAGCCAAAGCTTCTGGAAGCTCATGTTGAAGAGAGGCATCACGTGCAGTTTGCGGAGAAGTGCATGCTTCTTCAGTGTATACCTTGCGGCAGCAACTTTGGAGATAAAGAACAGTTGCTGGTGCATGTTCAAGCCGTGCATCCTTCTGAATGCAAGACGCTAACAGTTGCTTCTGAGTCTCAAAACCCTGAAGCAAGTAACTCACAGATCGTTGCGAGCCAAAACATAGAGAGTACAAGTGGTGGTGTACATAGATATGTATGCAAGTTCTGTGGGTTGAAATTCAATTTATTACCTGACCTTGGGCGTCACCATCAGGCAGAACACATGGGAGGACTAGTTACCTCTCGTGGACCGAAGAAAGGGTTAAGGTTTAACAGTACCTACAGGATGAAGTCTGGTAGGCTAAGCCGTCCGAATAAATTCAAGAAGAGTCTTGGAGCAGTCTCATATAGTAGGATTAGAAACCGAGCTGGTGTGAACATGAAGAGGAGGATAATGCAAGATTCTACTAAATCAAAAACTGAATCATCACCGCCTCCGAGTGATAGTACGAACTTTGATAGATCAGAAGATGCTCACTGCTCTGTGGTTTCCAACATACTGTTCTCGAAGATTAAGAAAGCGAAACTTCGTCCTAATAACCAAGATATCTTGTCTGCTGCTCGCTCGGCTTGCTGTAAGGTGAGCCTTGAGAACTCGATGGAGGCTAAATTCGGTGTTTTGCCTGAGAGGGTCTATCTCAAGGCGGCGAAGCTCTGTGGCGAGCATGGTGTGCAAGTGATATGGCATCTGAAAGGTTACATATGCTCCAACGGGTGTAAGCCTTCTAAAGAACCAAATCTTCTATCTCCCTTGATCCCGCGACAAGAGAACGATCGATCCGAGATAGCTGAAGACGCTGGAGAAGCTTCTGATAACGGTTTGGAAGTGGACGAGTGTCATTGTATCATGGAGGCTCATCACTTTACTAAGAGGCCGTTTGGAAAGACTAATGTTCTGTGCAGTGACATAAGCTTTGGTAAGGAACCAGTTCCGGTGTCTTGCGTCGTGGATGAGGATCTTTTGAAGCAGTGTGAGAAGAAGCCATGGGAAAGTTTTACTTATGTTACGAAACCAATGCTTAATCCTTCAGTGGATCTTGCAAAGGAGGTACCTCATCTGTCCTAAATTTGAAACAAGATTGTGTCTCTCTGTTGTaacattgtttgtttgtctgtCCATGCAGAAACTGCAACTAAAGTGTGGCTGTCCTGGTTCAGTGTGCTCGCCTGTGACTTGTGATCACGTGTACCTTTTCGGTAACGATTTTGAGGAATCTAGAGACATATATGGGCAGTCCATGAGGTGTAGATTCCCGTATGATGACAAAGAACGTATCATTCTGGAGGTAGTTGTTTTTTAGATCTTGTTAATATCATATCCACTACATGTGGTTCAACTAATGATTGTTCCTGGCAATGTTGTAGGAGGGTTATCCTGTTTATGAATGCAATGAGCTCTGCGGATGCTCTAGAACATGTCACAATCGTGTTCTGCAAAATGGAATTCGCACTAAACTTGAAGTTTTTAGGACAGAAAGCAAGGTGAGTGATCATCCTTTTTTATCTATCCGTCTTGGCTTCAGTTCCAGTATCCATGACTGATTGATCGACACAGGGATGGGGAATACGAGCTTGTGAGCATATACTACGTGGCACATTCGTCTGCGAATACATTGGAGAAGTTCTTGATCAGCAAGAAGCAAACAAGAGACGAACTCAGTACATAGCTTTTTCTTAATCTTCTCCCATGTTTGTCTTCTTGCTTGGAACAGAAGTTAAACTCCTGCTTTTGATAACCATAGGTATGGAGAAGATGGATGCAGCTACATACATGATGTTGATGCTAACATCAACGACATTGGTAGATTAATTGAAGGAGAGACTGATTATGTTATTGATGCTACTACTCATGGAAACGTCTCTAGATTCATCAATCACAGGTGAGTCTTAAGTCCCaccaattctttttttttttgcatcattCTACAACTTGACTTGtgattttaatcttttttttttttcatttctagcTGCTCTCCGAATCTTGTAACGTACCAAGTTGTTGTGGAAAGCATGGAGTCATCTCTTGCTCATATCGGTTTATACGCCAGTACAGATGTAAAACTCTCGTCCTCTTCTCTATTTGCTTGAAAGAAGTTTCTAAACTGTTGGACCTTAATTGATCTTTTTCTCCTTAACAGATAGCTGCAGGAGATGAGATCACGCGAGACTATGGACGCAGACCGGTAACATCTGGACAAGAAAGTGGACATCCATGCCATTGTAGAGCTACAAACTGCAGAGGTTgtttcttttagattttggtttttaatagGTTCCATTCTTTgcagatttgtttcagtaactTCTGACAAgatttttactttttcttttacattgAATCTTTAGACAGCTTCGGACTATTTGATTctgcaagttttttttttcagtattCATAATCAAATGTTGATTTCTCCTTTTCTCTATCGTGAAGAaccaaaagaaatttttttgattcatGTGTTCATTCAAAACCAAACTGAATATATCAAAGATTGAGTGTTTCTTCTTAGCCAAGTCATCAAtggatttgttttcttttttctttttttgctaaaggATTTGTTATCTTTTTAAACGATAGTGTACCTTCACTGTTCTCCAATCATTCTATTCTGTAACCCTATAGCATTTATTGTATAGTTATTGTAACTATGTCGACCAGCACGTAGTGATGTAACAATGACAACTAGGTCGACAAGCACCTATTTGTCAATAAAAGAACTACTCTTTCTATTTCTTAATAGAtgacatttataaaaaaaatgtttcaaattacccatcgttttaatttttcaatgtaaaatatattaatctttttgcaatattacttttaatattctGCAGATTATCTAGTAGTTGAAATATAGTTAGTTAGATAATTAATGATCTTTCTTTTGGAAACTGTTGTGGATTCTCTCCGGTTCTTTAGTGAGTCTTTCATGTGGGATTGGTGTTTCTGAGTTCGGTTAGGCTTGGCTCCTTGTTTCTTTGTCAGATCTAGGTGTGATCTGGTTTCTTCATAAGCTCCATTGCTAGGCATTCAACGGCCGTGCTTGCCCTGCCGTTTCCGAGAGTGTGTAGTGAATCTGCTGATTCCAACTTATTGGAAGGTGGAGTTTGGTTATTTGGTTCCTGAGGTATTCCCTCGTTGTTCAAGGAGGAAGTGGCTTATTGGTGGTTTGGCCGTGGGCAATCTCTATAAGTATCTTTCATGGAGTTCTGAATCTGTTGTTTCATGTCCGTTTGGAGCCCTCGCCGGTGACGTTTGGTTTCAGTCGCGTTTATCTTTTATTGCTGTTATGTGTATGTGTTTATTGGCATCCCTTGTATGGGCTTAGTTTCCAGGGTCGGTTCTGTGTAACATCTTGCTTGTGTACCGAACGTAATCCTCTTCGGTTTAAGAATGCTATCTTGtaatcttttatgttttttcttaataaaatcaggcgacaaaaaaagataattaatgATCTTTTTAtctagaaatatataaaatttaatattttattaatatatgtcaAATCTCAAAAcatcaataataaaaattagagggagtatttattgaaaaaaattaaaaaatcattaatttcaacCGAATCGGAATAGTACAAACTATATTCATGGTCACATATAATATAacgtatttattttataattatgtcGACCAGCATATATCTCATAACAATATCTAAGAACCGGTATGTTAGTTTGTATCAATTTGTAAGATAGTTTAGTGCATAATATCTTAGTTGGTTGTTAAATTTAACAATAgttagtaatattaattaatcgTACGATAATTAACATTCAAAATTATCATGTATCAATGAGATAATATCCTCGTCACCACAGGAACATTGCATCGAGGAaccacaaattttaaatttggataatatatatatgggaATGGTTCATGGATCCTTATATCTCAGTTCAGTGGATGCAGATGAGTTTGGATAGAGAGCATGTGAAAAATTCAATTTATAGGGATGAAGAATTTAAAACGACGAGAGTTTTCTTTATACACAAAAGTGGAAGCACTAAGTTGGACTATGAAAAATATGCTATAGCATTTGATATGCCAGAAGTTGCGTCAGATTGCAATAacctgattgcaatgataaattAGGAGCTTCAAACTCGACCAACCTTCGTAATAGAATTGGAGACGATACATATTCTTCAGCTATGACTGCAAAGTCATTtcatagaaaattttattttattagttattcTCTTCTGGTCTATTTATCTAGACCAACTCAAGTTTGAACAATAAAATAACTGttcgttgtcaaaaaaaaaaattgtcatgcATCAATTTCAAATAATATTGACCGGAAATAAACCACTAATTCACTCAATTTCTTGGAAAACTACAGTATATACttaccaaaaataaatgaaGTCCAAGACTTAGGTATTTATGTGTTCATACGCAATTATGTGTGTTGTcaaatattttaagaattaaaataattattggtTGGAAGCCttatatttgatatgtatatgaTTGTGTAATGGGTAGTTATCGGATTCTCGATCGCTAAATTCCATGACGCAATGGGCCCAAACCCATTACAGTTACTCTATAAATGACCTCTATCTAAGAAAATTTCAGGGCCCACATAAGTTGGTGTCCATCTACTCCAATCAATTTAAGATAGGTTGACTTTTTCTAACCCCCAAAACTATATTCTAAGAAAAACATACTgcaaagtttttttctttttttttgactaaagaaCACATACTGTAAAGTCATTGTATATCAAACTGTTACTTGTATGTATGTATGACATAAAAATCTATCTTGCGTGCTAAAACCATGCAATATTTATACAACACATTGTGGCACACATACATAGAACATAGGTTTACGCTTgcatatctatctatattattaaaccTAAAGTATCTTTTGGTattgtttaaaaacataaataacaatataaactagatcttgatccaCATTCCACGCGGATGTTAGATTTAATTTACcttcaatgtaaatttataaactattcataaaatgtccatttatatttttatgttttgtaaaatatatttagagtagaatatattatattataatatagatgctTGATTAATTTTTGATCTAtacgtaatattatatttataatttgatgcaatttgatgtaattgtaatatttatatattaacctattgatttttttttgtttatttatttaaaaatgagttAGTTTTTACAGTaggtttttattaattatatttaattttatgatatttggttttcttgaaaattgtattggagcaaattaatatatactatatattacagtttgtgttttaattttcagcaaaaagaaataacaattcattgtaattactttaattttttgattttaagtgaagtaacatatttgtaaataaaaagaaatgcaatggctaaatgtgtaaataaaaagaaatatttaatttgctATCCGTGCTTCCAAATAATTCTCATTTAATCTGCTATCCAAGTTTCCAAACGACAATCTGTAAATGAGTAAAAAATACAGTGactaaatatgtatataaaaaaatatttaatcttctatctttctttccaaacaactttcatttAATCTACTATCTAAGTTTCCAAACAGTGCTAAAAGgtactttagttttaataatatagatataaaatgtccatttatatttttatgttttgtaaaatatatttagagtagaatatattatattataatatagatgtttgatattaattttttatctgtacgtaatattatatttataattttataacttgatgcaatttgatgtaattgtaatattcatatattaacctattgattttcttttgtttatttatttaaaaatgatttagtttttttacgttaggtttttatgaattattattaattttatgatatttggttttcttgaaaattgtattgtagtagattaatatatactatatattacagtttgtgtttttattttcagcaaaaagaaataataattcattgtaattaatttagtttttttattttacgtgATGTGAcagatttgtaaataagaaagaaatgcaatggataaatatgtaaataaaaaaaatatttaatctgttatccgtgtttccaaacaattctcatttaatttGCTATCCAAGTTTCCAAACGACAATAtgtaaatgagaaaaaaatacagtgactaaatatgtatataaaaagaaatatttatatgCTATCCTTCCTtccaaacaactttcatttAATCTACTATCTAAGTTTCTAAACAGTACTAAAatgtatttcagttttaataatatagatgataattgtttggaaacatggatatcaatcaaaaaatataatgtctttttagtaattttactatataattacattaattatttttttcatatttaactcagtttaacaatttcactaattatattaccttaacaatacatcacataattaattatattaccataataataataatgcagatttttatttatttgttaatcAACATGAACTTTGTgccaattattaaattaaatatgtaaaataactgggttttgcatatggttaaacgttcgatttagtttgttttattaaaacttttttttagtttcaatcgaTGGAAAATTGCgtaaccaaaaatataaattaaatacatattttgtaaataaaataataaattaaatcaacataataaaaaggattacatttattgtcacttaattttccatataaatatttttctaaataaaataaatctttatatttcacttaatttagcaaaatacatagaaatattctttgttattagtttataaaaccaGTTACGCATGAATATTGACAATTCATTTAGGTATGTGTTGTTCTtttcgggtttttttttttaattagacatgtttgaatattattaatttatgtgtGGATTTTGAGTTGGGTTCTTCTGGGCATGAATGAGCTCAGTTCTGATGTataggaacctaaaaatatctaaataacaaatgtatttgaaacggattcagatatttgtaccaaaaatcaCCATATTACCCGATTCAGTCCATGTTTTATCAATACAATTAGTTATGTTACACtccatctaaaatatataacactaattataaaaatcaaatatcaatgtataaaaatgtaaaaatcaaTACTTGCTCATCCGCGCGGGTAATCAATTTCTAGTGGATGATTAAAATGGCAGGCCCTCCAATATTAAAATCAAGAATCTAACACTCATGCATATGTATTTTCTTGTCacgtatatattttttcttctttaaacaaAAGACAGTGAATTTGTGTATGCCaaatcaaaaataatactaGTGAATTAAAAAcagtatatgaaattttgcaATTATACTTCCTTTTATAAGAGTGGTAGCTAAAGGACAGTGGTCAGACAGGAAGGGTTAAGAAATTGGACCACTGCGATCGAAATAAATGTACTCAAGTAAATTGATATCATATGCATTTAATGAGTTTATTAGGTCAGGCGGCACATTTATTTATTCACAGAGATATTCAAAATAGTTTTCACAAAATCATTTTAgggttttattagtttttaccGTTATCACCGTGCAATCGCTATATTATTTGTTGCAGATGTTACAACAATTACAAAAACACAGTCAAccattttttaacattttaccttCTCAAATCAGAAgcggtaacaaaaaaaaaatcagaaggtGTTTTTTTCATGCATTAGCGGTTGTGGATGcctaaataaaaacaaaatatatgtttatgaaaatttcatttaaaatttaaaatatattatgtaacttaaccattaatatatatatatatatataaatcagacaattttttaaagtataatattaatttttataaaagaacaaaaccaataaaagttataaatttcatttgaaaagataaaataaaaataaacataatattattattaattatataaaattaatatactttataatagtactatgatttttgaaattttataagtATACAATGTTTTAGTACTGTTAATAAATTGAAGCTATATTTACTAGTTATTCAGTCATAAGTAATAAGTATTACGTAAACATATCTCTTTGTAATTAATGTGCTAGTCGAACGAATAGTTTTATATTAcctttgttttttaaaaaatatatgttttggtattttcatatatattaagaaaacatattaatcATGCatcgttttttaaaaattatcaaatttcaatgctttttaaccaatagtctttcaataaatttaattaattttattgaaatttaatttttttttataaaaaacataaaaaatctatctttgtgaaagaatttttttttctaaaacttctattttaatgaAACGGAAGGAATAATATTTGAACTGCAACTAGTCGCATCAGCAAATCTCCACACCCATGTGATAATCTTTTTATAGATATCGAATTATGAGTTTGGAAATGAAAATCTTTTAACCACATGGTGGCCTAGTGCTTTCCATTAGAGGAGGAGTTGTCCTGTTGGTCCAGGTCAGGGATTGATTCCCCTCTAGTGCGAAATTATTGGCTCCACATGTGACTACGCGGATATGAGTCCATGCTTACggcccatttgaatacccggaaGAGAATCCATCTGTGGGTTACACCTCCCATCCGGGGGTTAGGTCTGTATCTTTAATAGACCCGGATTTAacccttttttcaaaaaaaaataaaatctttttattaatttattttagtggAGATCTTATGTGAAATATTTGCACTGAAGATGCTTTAAGATACATGAATCAACATAAGATAAAATGTGTTAAAGGAACTGCTAGTTTGAAAGAGGTggaatatattaacatatattgaTACTGACCTTTGAAATTTTATGTATGTatgtagtaaaatatttatattgatacttgtAAGCTATATGAAACTACGTTCTATTGATGAGAAACATCCTACATCGGAAATATAAGAATTAATCTACTattatataaagggttagggccaatccactaattgccaattggttttaagttggaagcccataataaacccgaatctaacatggtatcagagcccagatCCTAATAAGTTAAACTCCTAATTAATATTAACCCTGCCCGACCGGGTATATAAGTCGTAATTGactcgctcgaccgagtataaCTGTCTTAAAAAGTTTCTGAGATTTCTGACCaataagagccatcatctcgaggaggggtattaagggatatgtatcccacattggaaaatcaatgggacattaagtaatatataaagggttagtgCCAATttactaattgccaattggttttgagttggaagcccataataaacccgaatctaataCGTTCGCGGTAGAATATtgagaaagaaaataatattatttttgaaagtgAAACTCCTCAAATCACTTACATAGTTACATTTAAAAACTCGAAGCATTTCACGATTTCTCCCACATATACATTATTAACTAATAACCACCATAACTATATAGTATGTGTGTTTCTTGATATATAAACTTCAATCTTCATTAATCCTAGTTGATAAGTACGAAAAGTACAAATTAATAAACGCTTGCATGTATGTTTATGTGATTTCTACCAAGTAATTAATCTGGATTTTTCAAACAATCTGATGACACGTATATAATTTTCCTTCTGATTTTATAGCTATAGAATTTGTTGTTCTTGTGCATTCGGATGAGTATTTGGAAACTTATATGTCAAATATACATATAACCCTAAAAATCTTAgaataattattcattaaattgGTTAATATTATGTAATCTCTAATACTAAAAATTAAGTAAATTTATACATTAATCGTACtcacataatattttatttcttttaaattggATAAAACGCACATTATCTTTTGTCAACCAAATGTAACCTTGCGTATATTAACATCTAAAAGTAAACATCACAAATCATATATCTCATGAACCAAATATATTAGGTTGTAAGAATTGAGaccttatatataaaataatctgTTATCCGCATTATTGcattatcactacaagaaaacacaagttttacgagggcaATTTTCCTcgtgatttcgtcgtaaaagcagtgttacgagaaattagcgaggaaacccgtttcgtcgttatacgtttgtcgtaacacatatatcctcgctaattcgtcgtaacatagcgaggaaataatttcgtcgtaaaagcgaagaggaatatttcgtcgtaaagaccacgtaaggacgtcgctaaatttcctcgtaaataccacgaaagacgttcctcgtaaaacccacgtaaataactcgaaagtaaatactcgtaaagtaaacgtaaataccttgatagctttcctcgtaaagaccacgtgaaCTTTCCACGTCATTTCCTTGTaaacaattcctcgtaaaaacctcgttaagcttccacgtaaaTAAGTCGCAAAATTAGCTACAAATTTACTTCGTTTCGTTATTttacagaaatataaaaaattataattaaaaaaataatttaaattatttaaattattaataaaattaaaattctaaaaaaatcaaaaccaaaatattttatatataaataagttttgaattcataatacaagaaccgaaattaaaaagaactaagggtcgtGAATCGCCCgatagaattcatcactcctcgccgttacatccgcctcggcatgtgtGTCGGATGTTGACTCGCCTGGAATAGGATTTCGTTGTCGCATGGTCATCGGGGGAGGAGGAACCGATGGTCCTCTAGAAGAAGGAGACCCaaagactctctgagtgtactgagtctcggggacagtctcttgtcccgaagaaccgggagctgatgaagacgacgggtctaaacgattacccggctcaccgaacatctctatgtaatgggcagtaagtctaccttttcgaacctgagaaaaaaatttagttttttaaattttcgtcaacagtatattttccaacattatccacctaatcaacactaaataacataagatccgtaaacttatctaaattccctatactaaccacctaatctacctaaactaaccaaattagagaggaattagagaggcttaccattgcaacGAAAcagggaggaagtggagaggaagtagagaggaaagaaagagtgagcgcttggggtgtatatataagattacattccgtcgcaaattcctcgtaattttacgacgaattacagaggcccgtgtttttttttacgacgaaacagcgagagattacaaaggcccgcgttttattatacgaggaagttacgaggaattacaaaggcccgtgtttttaggTACGAGGAcgttacgacgattttgcttacgtggaattaccgAGGAAAGCTTCCCTATAAATATACCTGTAACTCTCCTTCTCAACCCACacccaaactcccaaatcacaccctatctcacATCATACTCTCAAAtccaatcctattcaaattataaaaatttgagaaaaaaggaagagaaaatGATATTGGAATTTATGTTGGTGAGACTTAAGtaatataattgctggaagtcttgccacatgtaaaTCCagtatatttcttctttttctttttttttctagtttttatagtacgaggtgtttacgacgattttggttacgtggtatttacgacgaatttgtcctacgtggtatttacgacgaatctctcttacgtggaataaacgaggaatttgtcctacgtggtatttacgacgaatttgtcctacgtggtatttacgacgaatctctcctacgtggaataaacgagGAATTCGTCGTAAGTTCGACGTCAacatacgaggaattaacgagtattccGTTTAAAttcctaaaatccgaaaccccaaaccccaaaccccatattccttatcttctacttcatatattccaaaccctatctttattttcattccaaaccacaattccttatcttctaattcatatattccaaaccacaattcccacttttacttattcataaaacaaactcccacattttcttattcacaaaacaaactcccacattaccttattcataaaaaaaactctcacattaccttattcataaaacaaactacacaaaatcgagtatatttcttcttcttcttttttttttctagtttttacagtacgaggtgtttacgacgattttggttacgtggtttttacgacgattccgtcctacgtggaattaaagtGGGCCGCGTTCATCATTTattttacgtggtatttacgacgaatctctcctacgtggtatttacgacgaatttgtcctacgtggtatttacgacgaatctctcctacgtggaataaacgagGAATTCGTCGTAAGTTCGACGTCAacatacgaggaattaacgagtattccgtttaaatccctaaaatccgaaaccccaaaccccaaaccccatattccttatcttctacttcatatattccaaaccctatctttattttcattccaaaccacaattccttatcttctaattcatatattccaaaccacaattcccacttttacttattcataaaacaaactcccacattttcttattcacaaaacaaactcccacattaccttattcataaaacaaactct is from Brassica napus cultivar Da-Ae chromosome A4, Da-Ae, whole genome shotgun sequence and encodes:
- the LOC106446479 gene encoding histone-lysine N-methyltransferase SUVR5; amino-acid sequence: MEVMSCSSSQGAEQAETHGGLTMDEMLLDVDVEEAAVNESVLNPELDGLNAEKHSTTDVVIEETENLGGDNVEGESSSPSEPKWLQQDEPVALWVKWRGKWQAGIRCARADWPLTTLRGKPTHDRKKYYVIFFPHTKNYSWADMQLVRSIYEFPDPIAYKSHKVGVKMVKDLTVARRNIMRKLTIGMLNIVDQFHSEVVVESGNDIIFWKEFAMEASRSTSYQELGRMLVKLHSMILQRYMDPNWLENSFPSWVQRCNDAMNAESVELLKEEFDNCIQWNQVKSISDPQMQLMVLSEWKTWKHDVTKWFSISRRSVLETAQEDSNKSIFNSDVQASHKRPKLEIRRAETTNTSSQMEPDTSPQENTNAPVVVMKDEDVIMNTPVNGTDLWDGIVVEASGSQLVKTRETNDLSLTVVKKPFGSGNKSQQCTAFIESKGRQCVRWANEGDIYCCVHLASRFATKAIKSEASPAAAEAPMCGGVTVLGTKCKHRSLPGMLYCKKHRPHTEMVVMTPDNNSSSHLLVKRKAAEMIEATQYQDVVVVPPPPFVPNGTTTSFTEMLEHCSNEDSLCVGSCSENSYVPCNEFATKHTLYCEQHLPNWLKRARNGKSRIISKEVFVDLLRSCSSREEKLPLHQACDVFYKLFKSLLSLRNSVPVDQQLEWAISEASRDADAGVGSFLMKLVSHEKERLARIWGFNAYGEEDASESPLAITNGKGEETRDEEKWSFVGFACAICLDSFVKPKLLEAHVEERHHVQFAEKCMLLQCIPCGSNFGDKEQLLVHVQAVHPSECKTLTVASESQNPEASNSQIVASQNIESTSGGVHRYVCKFCGLKFNLLPDLGRHHQAEHMGGLVTSRGPKKGLRFNSTYRMKSGRLSRPNKFKKSLGAVSYSRIRNRAGVNMKRRIMQDSTKSKTESSPPPSDSTNFDRSEDAHCSVVSNILFSKIKKAKLRPNNQDILSAARSACCKVSLENSMEAKFGVLPERVYLKAAKLCGEHGVQVIWHLKGYICSNGCKPSKEPNLLSPLIPRQENDRSEIAEDAGEASDNGLEVDECHCIMEAHHFTKRPFGKTNVLCSDISFGKEPVPVSCVVDEDLLKQCEKKPWESFTYVTKPMLNPSVDLAKEKLQLKCGCPGSVCSPVTCDHVYLFGNDFEESRDIYGQSMRCRFPYDDKERIILEEGYPVYECNELCGCSRTCHNRVLQNGIRTKLEVFRTESKGWGIRACEHILRGTFVCEYIGEVLDQQEANKRRTQYGEDGCSYIHDVDANINDIGRLIEGETDYVIDATTHGNVSRFINHSCSPNLVTYQVVVESMESSLAHIGLYASTDIAAGDEITRDYGRRPVTSGQESGHPCHCRATNCRGCFF